A single window of Thalassoroseus pseudoceratinae DNA harbors:
- a CDS encoding transposase has protein sequence MRKSSFLTWREWQAKAWDSPCSELRRFAEGLERDRKAVQAAFDEPWSSGPVEGHINRLKTIKRQMYGRAGLALLRARMIRAR, from the coding sequence ATCCGCAAGTCATCTTTTTTGACGTGGCGGGAATGGCAAGCGAAAGCGTGGGACAGCCCATGTTCGGAGCTGCGAAGATTTGCCGAAGGGCTCGAACGCGACCGAAAAGCGGTTCAGGCAGCGTTCGACGAACCTTGGAGCAGCGGACCGGTCGAAGGGCACATCAACCGCTTGAAGACGATCAAGCGTCAAATGTACGGCCGGGCCGGCTTGGCACTCCTTAGAGCCCGAATGATCCGTGCCAGGTGA